From Variovorax sp. PMC12, the proteins below share one genomic window:
- a CDS encoding methyl-accepting chemotaxis protein, whose translation MSLKDLKIGTRLGLGFAVMLLLMAFIAGTGVLRLTNVGHATDEMVEKALVKERLANEWLSNLRSNTVANFAMVKTTDPAIAAYFSKLQAAGSARISPAQKKLESMLDTPEEKALYARVSASRAVVLETVGVLNKLKDSGQLAEANTLVDTKFSEALGVYGGAVEALAQHQREKIDAAAKRIGADYMAGRTTLIVLACIAVVLGALFAWRLSVGIVRPLGHALEVAETVAAGDLSADIRVESRDEAGQLMQALKNMNESLAKVVGEVRTGTETIATASGQIASGNQDLSSRTEQQASSLEQTAASMEELTSTVKQNADNARQANQLAVSASEVAVKGGSVVSQVVDTMGSINASSKKIVDIIGVIDGIAFQTNILALNAAVEAARAGEQGRGFAVVASEVRSLAQRSAAAAKEIKTLIGDSVEKVEEGSKQVAEAGRTMEEIVGSVKRVTDIMGEITAASQEQTSGIEQINQAITQMDQVTQQNAALVEEASAAAQSLQEQAGSLSQVVGVFQLGRNQLALA comes from the coding sequence ATGAGTTTGAAGGATCTGAAAATCGGCACGCGCCTGGGGCTCGGCTTCGCGGTGATGCTGCTGCTGATGGCTTTCATTGCCGGCACCGGCGTGCTGCGGCTGACCAATGTGGGCCATGCCACCGACGAGATGGTGGAGAAGGCGCTGGTGAAGGAGCGCCTGGCCAACGAATGGCTGAGCAACCTCAGGTCGAACACGGTGGCCAACTTCGCGATGGTCAAGACCACCGATCCCGCCATTGCCGCCTACTTCTCCAAGCTGCAGGCGGCCGGCTCGGCACGCATCAGCCCGGCGCAGAAGAAGCTCGAATCGATGCTGGACACGCCGGAGGAGAAGGCGCTGTATGCCAGGGTGTCGGCCTCGCGCGCCGTGGTGCTCGAGACGGTGGGCGTGCTCAACAAGCTCAAGGACAGCGGCCAGCTCGCCGAAGCGAACACGCTGGTCGACACCAAGTTCAGCGAAGCGCTGGGCGTGTATGGCGGCGCCGTCGAGGCGCTGGCCCAGCACCAGCGCGAGAAGATCGATGCCGCCGCCAAGCGCATCGGTGCCGACTACATGGCGGGCCGCACCACGCTGATCGTGCTGGCGTGCATCGCCGTCGTGCTCGGCGCGCTGTTCGCCTGGCGCCTGAGCGTGGGCATCGTGCGCCCGCTGGGCCACGCGCTGGAAGTGGCCGAGACCGTGGCGGCCGGCGACCTGAGCGCCGACATTCGCGTGGAAAGCCGCGACGAGGCGGGCCAGTTGATGCAGGCGCTCAAGAACATGAACGAGAGCCTGGCCAAGGTGGTGGGCGAAGTGCGTACCGGCACGGAGACGATCGCGACGGCTTCGGGGCAGATCGCCTCGGGCAACCAGGACCTGTCTTCGCGCACGGAACAGCAGGCCAGTTCGCTGGAGCAGACGGCTGCTTCGATGGAAGAGCTGACTTCGACCGTGAAACAGAACGCGGACAACGCACGTCAGGCCAACCAGCTGGCTGTGTCTGCTTCGGAAGTTGCCGTGAAGGGCGGCAGCGTCGTGTCGCAAGTGGTCGACACCATGGGCTCGATCAATGCGTCGTCCAAGAAGATCGTCGACATCATCGGCGTGATCGACGGCATCGCATTCCAGACCAACATCCTGGCGCTGAATGCGGCTGTGGAAGCGGCCCGTGCGGGTGAGCAGGGCCGCGGCTTTGCGGTGGTGGCATCGGAAGTGCGCAGCCTCGCACAGCGCTCGGCAGCAGCAGCCAAGGAGATCAAGACGCTGATCGGCGACTCCGTGGAGAAGGTCGAGGAAGGCAGCAAGCAGGTCGCCGAGGCGGGCCGCACGATGGAAGAAATCGTCGGCAGCGTGAAGCGCGTGACGGACATCATGGGCGAGATCACCGCAGCGAGCCAGGAGCAGACCTCCGGCATCGAGCAGATCAACCAGGCCATCACGCAGATGGACCAAGTGACGCAGCAGAACGCCGCGCTGGTCGAAGAGGCCTCGGCCGCCGCCCAGTCGCTGCAGGAGCAGGCAGGCAGCCTGTCGCAAGTCGTCGGCGTGTTCCAGCTCGGCCGCAATCAACTGGCCCTGGCCTGA
- a CDS encoding methyl-accepting chemotaxis protein, whose protein sequence is MRVNLPVTGIEYELPKDAALVSRTDLKGRITYVNPAFVEASGFTVDELMGKAHNIVRHPDVPPEAFADLWQTLGQGLPWTGLIKNRRSNGDFYWVLANVTPIRRDGRVQGYMSVRSRPDRADVAEADALYRRLREGGAKGITLQQGQVVQRGWMNPLAQLRRIPVRQRVFGVTTAAALLSFGLGIAGWMEAGRLVASAGAHSWLPGAAAAGGVGLALAWLGLGQFLGRTVFRPLDEALHVARAIAGGDLAKFEIRRGDEITGLLRALNQMSANLFAIVADVGTNVAGVMSASSQIASGNQDLSSRTEQQASSLEQTAASMEELTSTVKQNADNARQANQLAVSASEVAVKGGSVVSQVVDTMGSINASSRKIVDIIGVIDGIAFQTNILALNAAVEAARAGEQGKGFAVVAAEVRSLAQRSAAAAKEIKTLIGDSVEKVEAGSKQVAEAGRTMEEIVGSVRRVTDIMGEITTASQEQTSGIEQINQAIAQMDQVTQQNAALVEEASATAQSLQEQADGLVRAVRVFRAEVAETH, encoded by the coding sequence ATGCGTGTCAATCTACCAGTCACCGGCATCGAATACGAACTCCCGAAGGACGCCGCCCTGGTGTCCCGCACCGACCTCAAGGGTCGCATCACGTACGTCAACCCGGCCTTCGTCGAGGCCAGCGGCTTTACCGTGGACGAGCTCATGGGCAAGGCGCACAACATCGTGCGCCATCCCGACGTGCCGCCCGAAGCCTTTGCCGACCTGTGGCAGACGCTGGGGCAGGGCCTGCCCTGGACCGGCCTCATCAAGAACCGGCGCAGCAACGGCGACTTCTACTGGGTGCTCGCGAATGTCACGCCGATCCGGCGCGACGGCCGCGTACAGGGCTACATGTCGGTGCGCAGCCGGCCCGACCGCGCTGACGTGGCCGAGGCCGATGCGCTCTACCGCCGCCTGCGCGAAGGCGGCGCCAAGGGCATCACGCTGCAGCAGGGGCAGGTGGTACAGCGCGGCTGGATGAACCCGCTGGCGCAGCTGCGGCGCATACCGGTGCGCCAGCGCGTGTTCGGCGTGACCACGGCGGCCGCGCTGCTGTCGTTCGGTTTGGGCATTGCGGGCTGGATGGAAGCGGGCCGGCTGGTCGCTTCCGCCGGTGCGCACAGCTGGCTGCCCGGTGCCGCGGCGGCCGGCGGCGTGGGCTTAGCGCTCGCATGGCTGGGGCTCGGGCAGTTCCTGGGCCGTACCGTCTTCCGTCCGCTCGACGAGGCCCTGCATGTGGCGCGGGCCATTGCCGGCGGCGATCTTGCCAAGTTCGAGATCCGTCGCGGCGACGAGATCACGGGGCTGCTGCGCGCGCTGAACCAGATGAGCGCGAACCTGTTCGCGATCGTTGCGGACGTCGGCACCAACGTGGCGGGCGTGATGTCGGCCTCGAGCCAGATCGCCTCGGGCAACCAGGACCTGTCTTCGCGCACCGAGCAGCAGGCCAGTTCGCTGGAGCAGACGGCGGCCTCGATGGAAGAGCTCACTAGCACGGTGAAGCAGAACGCGGACAACGCGCGCCAGGCGAACCAGCTGGCCGTGTCGGCCTCGGAAGTGGCGGTGAAGGGCGGCAGCGTGGTGTCGCAGGTGGTGGACACCATGGGCTCGATCAATGCGTCGTCCCGCAAGATCGTGGACATCATCGGCGTGATCGACGGTATCGCCTTCCAGACCAACATCCTGGCGCTGAATGCCGCTGTGGAAGCCGCACGCGCCGGCGAGCAGGGCAAAGGCTTTGCCGTGGTGGCAGCCGAGGTGCGCAGCCTCGCGCAGCGCTCTGCGGCAGCAGCCAAGGAAATCAAGACGCTGATCGGCGATTCCGTCGAGAAGGTCGAAGCCGGCAGCAAGCAGGTCGCGGAAGCGGGCCGCACGATGGAGGAGATCGTGGGCAGCGTGCGCCGCGTGACCGACATCATGGGCGAGATCACCACCGCGAGCCAGGAGCAGACCTCCGGCATCGAGCAGATCAACCAGGCCATCGCGCAGATGGACCAGGTCACGCAACAGAACGCCGCACTGGTCGAGGAGGCTTCGGCCACGGCGCAGTCGCTGCAGGAGCAGGCCGACGGCCTGGTCAGGGCCGTGCGCGTGTTCAGGGCCGAAGTGGCCGAGACCCATTAA
- a CDS encoding chemotaxis protein CheW, producing MLTKAKDPLQQAASAPSPSTGGSRLEVVTFKLGEEEYGIDIQKVQELRGYDAVTRIANAPEYIKGVVNLRGIIVPIIDMRIKFKLGDPTYDQFTVVIVLNIGGRVVGMVVDSVSDVITLSAEQIKPAPEMGSVLDADYLIGLGTLEERMLILVDIDRLMSSQEMGLIEAAATA from the coding sequence ATGCTGACCAAGGCAAAAGACCCCTTGCAACAAGCCGCCTCGGCGCCGTCGCCTTCCACGGGCGGCAGCCGCCTGGAAGTGGTGACGTTCAAGCTGGGCGAAGAGGAATACGGGATCGACATCCAGAAGGTGCAGGAGCTGCGCGGCTACGACGCGGTGACGCGGATCGCGAACGCGCCGGAGTACATCAAGGGGGTGGTGAACCTGCGCGGGATCATCGTCCCGATCATCGACATGCGCATCAAGTTCAAGCTGGGCGACCCGACGTACGACCAGTTCACGGTGGTGATCGTGCTGAACATCGGCGGTCGCGTGGTGGGGATGGTGGTGGACAGCGTGTCGGACGTGATCACGCTGTCGGCCGAGCAGATAAAGCCGGCGCCGGAGATGGGTTCGGTGCTGGACGCGGACTACCTGATCGGGCTGGGCACGCTGGAAGAGCGGATGCTGATCCTGGTGGACATCGACCGGCTCATGTCGAGCCAGGAAATGGGCCTCATCGAAGCGGCGGCCACCGCCTGA
- a CDS encoding methyl-accepting chemotaxis protein has protein sequence MNFFSNLRIGTRLAAAFAVVLGLVVLSTAFALFSARSNAEATRVMMESPLAKERLIADWYVLTYSAIARTSMIARTTDESLPVVFADVISDSVKKGSQTIAKVEKLLVTDEEKATFKSIIELRAKYQAAKEEVGKAKAGGDTVETARVFKESFQPAAKAYENRVLELLSIERKAIDDMSARIDAANTRSFNLRLFLTLATVVIGAILAFLISRSIVRPLARAVEVAETVAAGDLSVDIRVESRDETGQLMQALKNMNESLAKVVGEVRTGTETIATASGQIASGNQDLSSRTEHQASSLQQTAASMEELTSTVKQNADNARQANQLAVSASEVAVKGGSVVSQVVDTMGSINASSKKIVDIIGVIDGIAFQTNILALNAAVEAARAGEQGRGFAVVASEVRSLAQRSAAAAKEIKTLIGDSVEKVEEGSKQVEEAGRTMDEIVGSVKRVTDIMGEITAASQEQTSGIEQINQAITQMDQVTQQNAALVEEASAAAQSLQEQASSLSQVVGVFRLEGSRAAVPAHRLALTA, from the coding sequence ATGAACTTCTTCTCGAACCTGCGCATCGGCACGCGGCTTGCCGCGGCCTTTGCCGTCGTCCTCGGACTGGTGGTGCTTTCCACCGCCTTCGCGCTTTTCTCCGCGCGCAGCAACGCGGAAGCCACGCGGGTGATGATGGAAAGCCCGCTGGCGAAGGAGCGGCTGATTGCCGACTGGTATGTGCTGACCTACTCGGCCATCGCACGCACGTCGATGATCGCGCGCACCACCGACGAGAGCTTGCCGGTCGTCTTCGCCGACGTCATTTCCGACAGCGTGAAAAAGGGGTCGCAGACCATCGCCAAGGTCGAGAAGCTGCTGGTGACCGACGAGGAGAAGGCCACCTTCAAGTCGATCATCGAGCTGCGCGCCAAGTACCAGGCGGCCAAGGAGGAAGTGGGCAAGGCCAAGGCGGGCGGCGACACGGTGGAAACCGCGCGCGTCTTCAAGGAAAGCTTCCAGCCCGCGGCCAAGGCCTATGAAAACCGGGTGCTCGAACTGCTGTCGATCGAGCGCAAGGCCATCGACGACATGAGCGCCAGGATCGACGCGGCGAATACGCGCAGCTTCAACCTGCGGCTGTTCCTGACGCTGGCGACCGTGGTGATCGGCGCGATCCTCGCGTTCCTTATCTCGCGCAGCATCGTGCGGCCGTTGGCGCGCGCCGTCGAGGTGGCTGAAACCGTCGCGGCCGGCGACCTGAGCGTCGACATTCGCGTGGAAAGCCGCGACGAGACGGGCCAACTGATGCAGGCGCTCAAGAACATGAACGAGAGCCTGGCCAAGGTGGTGGGCGAAGTGCGTACCGGCACGGAGACGATCGCGACGGCTTCGGGGCAGATCGCCTCGGGCAACCAGGACCTGTCTTCGCGTACGGAGCATCAAGCGAGTTCGCTGCAGCAGACGGCTGCTTCCATGGAAGAGCTGACTTCGACGGTGAAGCAGAACGCAGACAACGCACGGCAGGCTAACCAGCTGGCTGTGTCGGCTTCGGAAGTCGCGGTGAAGGGCGGCAGTGTCGTCTCGCAGGTGGTCGACACGATGGGCTCGATCAACGCGTCGTCCAAGAAGATCGTCGACATCATCGGCGTGATCGACGGCATCGCGTTCCAGACCAACATCCTGGCGCTGAACGCGGCGGTGGAAGCCGCCCGCGCGGGCGAACAAGGTCGAGGCTTTGCGGTCGTCGCTTCCGAAGTCCGCAGCCTCGCGCAGCGCTCGGCAGCGGCAGCCAAGGAAATCAAGACCCTCATCGGCGACTCGGTGGAGAAGGTCGAAGAGGGCAGCAAGCAGGTGGAAGAAGCCGGGCGCACCATGGACGAGATCGTCGGCAGCGTGAAGCGCGTGACGGACATCATGGGCGAGATCACCGCTGCAAGCCAGGAGCAGACCTCGGGCATCGAGCAGATCAACCAGGCCATCACGCAGATGGACCAGGTCACACAACAGAACGCGGCGCTGGTCGAAGAGGCTTCGGCGGCAGCTCAATCGCTGCAGGAGCAGGCAAGCAGCCTGTCGCAGGTGGTCGGCGTGTTTCGCCTGGAAGGCAGCCGCGCTGCCGTCCCGGCGCATCGGCTGGCACTCACTGCATAA
- a CDS encoding methyl-accepting chemotaxis protein: MQWFQNLRVTVRLILSFLVVAAIGAAVSALGIFHMGRISASTEELYANELRALQAVQEANIHLLYASRAQMTLLSAGTRGERNAGANELKASMESLSSRAAEVKSFFGETEEGTKLFSQFEGLVGPLGKHMNDFVALVNKQPLDSSQFDNQVTEDSARLLKESRGLEEVLKGMVAHSKDLARARAEHADDTYKTSRLMMLVLALAGIVVSVGLGVVVARLIGRQLGGEPQYAADVVGRIADGDLSLAVEADAARDGSLLHSIKQMQVQLTSIVGKIKDSSETIARASGQIASGNQDLSSRTEEQASSLEQTAASMEELTSTVKQNADNARQANQLAVSASEVAVKGGSVVSQVVDTMGSINASSKKIVDIIGVIDGIAFQTNILALNAAVEAARAGEQGRGFAVVASEVRSLAQRSAAAAKEIKTLIGDSVEKVEEGSKQVAEAGRTMEEIVGSVRRVTDIMGEITAASQEQTSGIEQINQAITQMDQVTQQNAALVEEASAAAQSLQQEAGSLVQAVSIFKLEAGHQAESGARAQALPAAQDDKSSLPAVPQLAVAGAGDWREF, translated from the coding sequence ATGCAGTGGTTCCAGAATCTTCGCGTCACCGTCCGGCTGATCCTCAGCTTTCTCGTGGTCGCCGCCATCGGCGCGGCGGTGAGCGCGCTCGGCATCTTCCACATGGGGCGCATCAGCGCCTCGACCGAAGAGCTCTACGCCAACGAGCTTCGCGCCCTGCAGGCCGTGCAGGAAGCCAACATCCACCTGCTGTACGCCAGCCGCGCCCAGATGACGCTGCTGTCGGCCGGCACGCGCGGTGAACGCAACGCGGGTGCGAACGAGCTCAAGGCTTCCATGGAAAGCCTCTCGTCGCGCGCCGCCGAGGTCAAGTCGTTCTTCGGCGAGACCGAGGAAGGCACGAAGCTCTTCAGCCAGTTCGAAGGCCTGGTCGGCCCGCTGGGCAAGCACATGAACGACTTCGTGGCGCTGGTGAACAAGCAGCCGCTGGACAGCTCGCAGTTCGACAACCAGGTGACCGAGGACAGCGCGCGCCTGCTGAAGGAATCGCGCGGCTTGGAAGAAGTGCTCAAGGGCATGGTCGCGCACAGCAAGGACCTGGCGCGCGCGCGTGCGGAGCATGCCGACGACACCTACAAGACCTCGCGGCTGATGATGCTGGTGCTGGCACTGGCCGGCATCGTGGTCAGCGTGGGGCTGGGCGTGGTGGTGGCGCGCCTGATCGGCCGGCAACTCGGCGGCGAGCCGCAGTACGCCGCCGACGTGGTCGGCCGCATCGCCGACGGCGACCTGTCGCTGGCAGTGGAGGCCGACGCCGCGCGTGACGGCAGCCTGCTGCATTCCATCAAGCAGATGCAGGTGCAGCTGACCTCGATCGTCGGGAAGATCAAGGATTCGAGCGAAACCATTGCCAGGGCTTCGGGGCAGATCGCTTCGGGCAACCAGGACCTGTCGTCGCGTACGGAGGAGCAGGCAAGCTCGCTGGAGCAGACGGCTGCTTCGATGGAAGAGCTGACTTCGACCGTGAAGCAGAACGCGGACAACGCACGTCAGGCCAACCAGCTGGCTGTGTCTGCCTCCGAAGTTGCCGTGAAGGGCGGCAGCGTCGTGTCTCAGGTGGTCGACACCATGGGCTCGATCAATGCGTCGTCCAAGAAGATCGTCGACATCATCGGCGTGATCGACGGCATCGCATTCCAGACCAACATCCTGGCGCTGAATGCGGCGGTGGAAGCGGCCCGTGCGGGTGAGCAGGGCCGCGGCTTTGCGGTGGTGGCATCGGAAGTGCGCAGCCTCGCACAGCGCTCGGCAGCAGCAGCCAAGGAAATCAAGACGCTGATCGGCGACTCCGTGGAGAAGGTCGAGGAAGGCAGCAAGCAGGTCGCCGAGGCGGGCCGCACGATGGAGGAGATCGTCGGTAGCGTGCGTCGCGTGACCGACATCATGGGCGAGATCACCGCAGCGAGCCAGGAGCAGACCTCGGGCATCGAGCAGATCAACCAGGCCATCACGCAGATGGACCAGGTGACGCAGCAGAACGCCGCGCTGGTCGAAGAAGCTTCGGCCGCCGCCCAGTCGCTGCAGCAAGAGGCGGGCAGCCTGGTGCAGGCCGTCAGCATCTTCAAGCTGGAAGCGGGCCACCAAGCCGAGTCCGGCGCGCGCGCCCAGGCATTGCCGGCCGCGCAGGACGACAAATCATCGTTGCCCGCCGTGCCGCAGCTCGCTGTGGCGGGCGCCGGCGACTGGCGCGAGTTCTGA
- a CDS encoding methyl-accepting chemotaxis protein: protein MKTFYNFKIATKLLVSFIAVLVLTVCVGVIAVMQLGKVHDMSTEMSTTWMPATRSLLEMKNLVSRYRTQEMQHILSGSYDEMAAYEKAMDETWANLQKNRTTYESLITEPEEREIYPELQKLLNQYAVEHNKIVAISHTQENEQANALIRGKSLQLTREINTMLDKLTEINVAGATRAGQTADGVYSQARLWVLGLLLGSVALGLVLALWIARIVSRPLSEAVKVAQSVAAGDLTSRIEARTTDETGQLLEALKGMNDSLSKIVGEVRMGTDTIATASSQIASGNQDLSSRTEEQASSLEQTAASMEELTSTVKQNADNARQANQLAVSASEVAVKGGSVVSQVVDTMGSINASSKKIVDIIGVIDGIAFQTNILALNAAVEAARAGEQGRGFAVVASEVRSLAQRSAAAAKEIKTLIGDSVEKVEEGSKQVEEAGRTMDEIVGSVKRVTDIMGEITAASQEQTSGIEQINQAITQMDQVTQQNAALVEEASAAAQSLQEQAGSLVQSVSIFKLDANALATRTSFTRLTPIPRPAAAAKPAPKGPAKALPSRREPGGRPAPQLAMAGDAKGDWTEF from the coding sequence ATTAAAACTTTCTACAACTTCAAGATAGCCACCAAGCTGCTTGTGTCTTTCATCGCCGTCCTCGTGTTGACGGTTTGCGTCGGTGTCATCGCGGTGATGCAACTGGGCAAGGTCCATGACATGTCGACCGAAATGTCGACCACCTGGATGCCTGCCACGCGCTCGCTGCTCGAAATGAAGAACCTGGTGTCGCGCTACCGCACCCAGGAGATGCAACACATCCTTTCGGGTTCCTACGACGAGATGGCCGCGTACGAAAAGGCGATGGACGAGACGTGGGCCAACCTGCAGAAGAACCGCACCACGTACGAGAGCCTCATCACCGAGCCGGAAGAACGCGAGATCTACCCGGAACTCCAGAAGCTGCTGAACCAGTACGCGGTCGAGCACAACAAGATCGTCGCGATCTCCCACACGCAGGAGAACGAGCAGGCGAACGCGCTTATCCGCGGCAAGTCGCTGCAGTTGACCCGCGAGATCAACACGATGCTCGACAAGCTGACCGAGATCAACGTGGCCGGTGCGACCCGCGCCGGCCAGACTGCCGACGGCGTTTATTCGCAGGCGCGCCTCTGGGTGCTCGGCCTGCTGCTGGGCAGCGTGGCGCTGGGCCTGGTGCTCGCGCTGTGGATCGCACGCATCGTCTCGCGGCCCCTGTCGGAAGCGGTGAAGGTGGCGCAGTCGGTAGCTGCCGGTGACCTGACCAGCCGCATCGAGGCACGCACGACCGACGAGACCGGCCAGTTGCTCGAAGCGCTGAAGGGCATGAACGACAGCCTCTCGAAGATCGTCGGCGAAGTGCGCATGGGAACGGACACGATCGCCACGGCGTCCAGCCAGATTGCTTCGGGCAACCAGGACCTGTCTTCGCGCACCGAGGAACAGGCCAGCTCACTGGAACAGACGGCTGCTTCGATGGAGGAGCTGACCTCGACCGTCAAGCAGAACGCCGACAACGCGCGGCAAGCCAACCAGCTGGCTGTGTCGGCTTCGGAAGTCGCTGTGAAGGGCGGCAGCGTCGTCTCTCAAGTGGTGGACACCATGGGCTCGATCAATGCGTCGTCCAAGAAGATCGTCGACATCATCGGCGTGATCGACGGGATCGCCTTCCAGACCAACATCCTGGCGCTCAATGCGGCTGTCGAAGCCGCCCGCGCTGGGGAACAAGGCCGCGGCTTCGCGGTCGTTGCTTCCGAAGTTCGCAGCCTCGCACAGCGCTCGGCAGCAGCAGCCAAGGAAATCAAGACCCTCATCGGCGACTCGGTGGAGAAAGTCGAAGAGGGCAGCAAGCAGGTGGAAGAAGCCGGCCGCACCATGGACGAGATCGTCGGCAGCGTGAAGCGCGTGACGGACATCATGGGCGAGATCACTGCGGCAAGCCAGGAGCAGACCTCCGGCATCGAGCAGATCAACCAGGCCATCACGCAGATGGACCAGGTGACGCAACAGAACGCGGCGCTGGTCGAAGAGGCTTCGGCTGCGGCGCAATCGCTGCAGGAGCAGGCCGGCAGCCTCGTGCAGTCCGTCAGCATCTTCAAGCTCGATGCCAATGCCCTGGCCACGCGCACCAGCTTCACGCGCCTGACGCCGATCCCCAGGCCCGCCGCCGCGGCCAAGCCGGCACCGAAGGGTCCGGCCAAGGCGCTCCCCTCGCGCCGCGAGCCGGGTGGCCGCCCCGCACCGCAGTTGGCCATGGCCGGCGACGCCAAGGGCGACTGGACGGAATTTTGA
- a CDS encoding methyl-accepting chemotaxis protein: protein MNLKNLKIGTRLGFGFAVVLLLMAAIAATGMLRLGKVGKATEDLMQNALVKERLASQWSNLLGPAIANSFAMVKATDPKAVAFFEKARVDKSVLINPVQKKLEELLTSPEEKKLYAEAAAARGVAVVTIAQINKLKTEGKDEEAMQMADNQWAPSLVVYEDIVARLAAYQRERIDELAKGIEVDHANGEITLLALSVIGLLLGALLAWRLTLGIVRPLGQALQVAETVAAGDLSTNIKVESRDEAGQLMQALKNMNESLAKVVGEVRTGTETIATASGQIASGNQDLSSRTEEQASSLEQTAASMEELTSTVKQNADNARQANQLAVSASEVAVKGGSVVSQVVDTMGSINASSKKIVDIIGVIDGIAFQTNILALNAAVEAARAGEQGRGFAVVASEVRSLAQRSAAAAKEIKTLIGDSVEKVEEGSKQVEEAGRTMDEIVGSVKRVTDIMGEITAASQEQTSGIEQINQAITQMDQVTQQNAALVEEASAAAQSLQEQAGSLVQTVSIFKLDGNAVATARPGFTRITPIAKPAKPAPAAAKRPAKALPTRREPGGGPAPQLAMAGDAKGDWTEF, encoded by the coding sequence ATGAATTTGAAGAATCTGAAAATCGGCACCCGCCTGGGCTTCGGCTTCGCGGTGGTTCTGCTGTTGATGGCGGCCATCGCGGCCACGGGCATGCTGCGCCTGGGCAAGGTGGGCAAGGCCACGGAAGATCTGATGCAGAACGCGCTGGTCAAGGAGCGCCTTGCCAGCCAGTGGTCCAACCTGCTCGGACCGGCGATCGCGAACTCGTTCGCGATGGTCAAGGCGACCGATCCCAAGGCGGTCGCGTTCTTCGAGAAGGCACGGGTCGACAAATCGGTGCTGATCAATCCGGTGCAGAAGAAGCTCGAGGAACTGCTGACCTCCCCGGAAGAGAAGAAGCTGTATGCCGAGGCGGCCGCTGCGCGCGGGGTCGCTGTGGTGACCATCGCCCAGATCAACAAGCTGAAGACCGAGGGCAAAGACGAGGAGGCCATGCAGATGGCCGACAACCAATGGGCGCCTTCGCTCGTCGTCTACGAAGATATCGTCGCCAGGCTCGCGGCATACCAGCGTGAACGCATCGACGAGCTGGCCAAGGGCATCGAGGTCGACCACGCGAACGGCGAGATCACGCTGCTGGCGCTGTCGGTCATCGGCCTGCTGCTGGGTGCGCTGCTGGCCTGGCGCCTGACGCTGGGCATCGTGCGACCCCTGGGGCAGGCCCTGCAGGTGGCCGAGACCGTGGCGGCCGGCGACCTGAGCACGAACATCAAGGTGGAAAGCCGCGACGAGGCGGGCCAGCTGATGCAGGCGCTCAAGAACATGAACGAGAGCCTGGCGAAGGTGGTGGGCGAAGTGCGTACCGGCACGGAGACGATCGCGACGGCTTCAGGGCAGATCGCCTCAGGTAACCAGGACCTGTCTTCGCGCACCGAGGAACAGGCGAGCTCGCTGGAACAGACGGCTGCGTCCATGGAAGAGCTGACTTCGACCGTCAAGCAGAACGCGGACAACGCGCGCCAGGCCAACCAGCTGGCCGTATCGGCTTCGGAAGTCGCGGTGAAGGGCGGCAGCGTCGTCTCTCAAGTGGTCGACACCATGGGCTCGATCAATGCGTCGTCCAAGAAGATCGTCGACATCATCGGCGTGATCGACGGCATCGCGTTCCAGACCAACATCCTGGCGCTGAACGCGGCGGTGGAAGCCGCCCGCGCAGGAGAACAAGGCCGCGGCTTTGCGGTGGTGGCATCGGAAGTGCGCAGCCTCGCACAGCGCTCGGCAGCAGCAGCCAAGGAAATCAAGACCCTCATCGGCGACTCGGTGGAGAAGGTCGAAGAGGGCAGCAAGCAGGTGGAAGAAGCCGGCCGCACCATGGACGAGATCGTCGGCAGCGTGAAGCGCGTGACGGACATCATGGGCGAGATCACTGCGGCCAGCCAGGAGCAGACCTCCGGCATCGAGCAGATCAACCAGGCCATCACGCAGATGGACCAGGTGACGCAACAGAACGCCGCGCTGGTGGAAGAGGCTTCGGCCGCCGCCCAGTCGCTGCAGGAGCAGGCCGGCAGCCTCGTGCAGACGGTCAGCATCTTCAAGCTCGACGGCAACGCCGTTGCCACCGCGCGCCCCGGTTTCACCCGCATCACCCCCATCGCCAAGCCGGCCAAACCGGCGCCTGCCGCGGCCAAGCGTCCGGCCAAGGCGCTGCCCACGCGCCGCGAGCCGGGCGGCGGCCCGGCGCCGCAACTGGCCATGGCCGGCGACGCCAAGGGCGACTGGACCGAGTTCTGA